The nucleotide sequence CCTCCTCCCGGTCGGGGTCGAGCACGGCGAGCCGCTGCTCACGGACGAGGCGGCCGAGCCGGTCCGCGGCGGCCTCCGCACGCGCGCGGTCCGGGGCCCCGTCCAGGAAGGCGACCGCGGCCTGGATCTCGTACGGATGCGACTTCTCCAGCGACTCCACGGCCGACCAGCAGAACTCGGTGGCCCGGAAGAGCCACGCGTGCCACACCTGGTTGCGGTGCAGCACCCCGACCACCGGGCCGGTCGCGAGCAGCGCGCTCGGCGGGGCGTCGACGACCGGGACGAACGGCGCGGCCGGGTACCCGCGCTGGGACGGGTGGACCGCCGGGAGCGCGCCGTCGTGGGTGGACACCTCGGTGAGGTAGCGGCAGATCCGCTCCACGCGCAGCCCGCCGCAGCGCCCGATGGAGTCCAGCACCCGGAGCCCGTGCGCGGTGTGCAGGGGCTGGCTGACCGGCCCGCGCAGGTCGGGTTCGAGTGCGTGGCCGTAGCCGCCGTCCTCGTTGAGGTACGCCGAGAGGGCCGTCTCCACCTGATCCGCGCCGCCGCGCAGGAAGTGGTAGGCGAACCGGCGCTGTTCGAGGACACGGGCCGTCAGCCAGACGAAACGCTCGGCGCGGGCCACGGGGGTCGCGTGCGGTGAGGAGAGGGGTTTTTCGGCCATGCTCCGACCGTAGGGCGGAAAGTCGCGGTGACAAGGGCTACGGAGCGGGCTGCACTCTTGGGAGCGGGATACTGGTGTCATGCGGTTGACGATTTTCTGGGAGCGGATGGCGGACCACTTCGGTGCGTCCTACGCCGAGTCCTTCGCACGTGACCATGTGATGGCCGAGCTCGGCGGGCGGACGGTGCGCGAGGCGCTGGACGCCGGCTGGGAGGCGAAGGACGTCTGGCGGGCGGTCTGCGCCGCCGTCGACGTGCCGGCCGACAAGCGCTGACCGGAGGCGTGACCGGAGCCCGTACCGCACGGTGACCGCGCGGCTCACGCCGGGTGACCGAAGGGGATGTGGGGGGTCCGGGGTGGAATGTCCGTGCGGTGCGCGAGACTGGCGGGGTGGCTCCGACTGACGACAGCGAACCGACCGACCTGACCGCATCGACCGATTCGACCGCATCGACCGATCCGGCCGCTTCGGCTGATCCCGTGGCGCCGGCCGGCAGAGGCGACACCGCCGGCGACGGCGGTGGCGCGGGCGGCGGCGACCGGGCGTCCGGGTCCGCCGCCGCGGGGGCGCGAATGCCGCGCTGGCTGCCCCGGGCCCTCGTCCTGGCCCTCGCGCTCTACGCCTGCTTCCTGCTGGGCAGCTGGGCCTTCCACCAGCTCGTCGGCCTCCTCGTCAACATCCTGCTCGCCTTCTTCCTCGCCCTCGCCATCGAACCCGCGGTCGGCCGCATGGCGGCGCGCGGCATGCGCCGGGGCCTCGCCACCTTCCTCGTCTTCTTCGCCGTGCTGATCTTCGGCGTGGGCTTCGTCGTCCTCCTGGGGTCGATGCTCGCCGGGCAGATCGTGGACATGGTCGAGAACTTCCCGCAGTACCTCGACTCGCTGATCAACTGGATCAACGAGAACTTCCACACCGACCTCTCGCGGGTTGAGGTCCAGGACAGCGTCCTGAGTTCCGAGTGGCTCCAGAAGTACGTGCAGAACAGCGCGGCCGGAGTCCTCGACGTCTCCGCCACCGTCCTCGGCGGCCTGTTCCGGCTGCTGACGATCTTCCTGTTCTCGTTCTACTTCGCGGCCGACGGGCCCCGCCTGCGGCGCGCGCTCTGCTCCGTCCTGCCGCCCGCCCGCCAGACCGAGGTCCTGCGGGCCTGGGAGATCGCCGTCGACAAGACCGGCGGCTATCTGTACTCGCGCGGTCTCATGGCCCTCATCTCGGGCGTCGCGCACTTCGTCCTCTTCGAGATCCTGGGCGTGCCGTACGCGCCCGCGCTCGCCGTCTGGGTCGGTCTGGTCTCGCAGTTCATTCCCACCATCGGCACCTATCTGGCCGGCGCGCTGCCCATGCTGATCGCCTTCACCGTGAACCCCTGGTACGCGCTGTGGGTGCTCGGATTCGTCGTGGTCTACCAGCAGTTCGAGAACTACGTGCTCCAGCCGAAGCTCACGTCGAAGACGGTCGACATCCATCCGGCGGTGGCCTTCGGCTCGGTCATCGCGGGCACGGCGCTGCTCGGCGCCGTCGGCGCCCTGATCGCCATCCCGGCCGTCGCCACCCTCCAGGCCTTCCTCGGCGCCTACGTGAAGCGGTACGACGTGACGGACGACCCGCGCGTCCACGGCCACCGGCGGTACGGGGAGGCGGTGGTGGCAAGGCTCCAGAAGGCGCTGCACCACAAGAAGGAGTCCCCGGACTCCTGAGCCGGCCGCTCAGAGGTACGAGGGTCCCGTGACCCGGTGCCGGAAGGCGTGCCAGATCCACGCCTGGACGGCCACGAGCAGCGGGGTGACGACCAGCAGGGCGGGCACGAGCAGCACGAGCGTCGCGGGGGAGGCCGCCCGTTCGGCCAGCGGGAGCCCGGCGCCCGCCCAGAGCGGAAG is from Streptomyces venezuelae ATCC 10712 and encodes:
- a CDS encoding DUF3046 domain-containing protein, producing the protein MRLTIFWERMADHFGASYAESFARDHVMAELGGRTVREALDAGWEAKDVWRAVCAAVDVPADKR
- a CDS encoding AI-2E family transporter, with product MPRWLPRALVLALALYACFLLGSWAFHQLVGLLVNILLAFFLALAIEPAVGRMAARGMRRGLATFLVFFAVLIFGVGFVVLLGSMLAGQIVDMVENFPQYLDSLINWINENFHTDLSRVEVQDSVLSSEWLQKYVQNSAAGVLDVSATVLGGLFRLLTIFLFSFYFAADGPRLRRALCSVLPPARQTEVLRAWEIAVDKTGGYLYSRGLMALISGVAHFVLFEILGVPYAPALAVWVGLVSQFIPTIGTYLAGALPMLIAFTVNPWYALWVLGFVVVYQQFENYVLQPKLTSKTVDIHPAVAFGSVIAGTALLGAVGALIAIPAVATLQAFLGAYVKRYDVTDDPRVHGHRRYGEAVVARLQKALHHKKESPDS